In one window of Streptomyces sp. NBC_01224 DNA:
- a CDS encoding crotonase/enoyl-CoA hydratase family protein, whose translation MSGKPAVRIERDGPVLTVILSRPEVRNAVDGPTADQLADAFRRFEDDPEAAVAVLWGEGGTFCAGADLKGIGTERGNKVLAEGDGPMGPTRMRLSKPVIAAVAGHAVAGGLELAVWCDLRVAEDDAVFGVFCRRWGVPLVDGGTVRLPRLIGESRAMDMILTGRPVRAAEAYAIGLANRIVPPGEARRAAEQLAREIAAFPQLCLRHDRLSVREQYGLGEPDALASEYRHGLVPLTAGETQAGADRFGGGAGRHGSFAD comes from the coding sequence ATGAGCGGAAAACCTGCGGTACGGATCGAGCGCGACGGCCCCGTGCTCACGGTGATCCTCAGCCGGCCCGAGGTCCGCAACGCCGTTGATGGCCCGACGGCGGACCAACTGGCCGATGCCTTCCGTCGGTTCGAGGACGACCCGGAAGCAGCCGTCGCCGTGCTGTGGGGCGAGGGCGGTACGTTCTGCGCCGGAGCCGACCTGAAGGGCATCGGTACGGAACGCGGCAACAAGGTCCTGGCCGAGGGCGACGGACCGATGGGCCCGACCCGTATGCGCCTGAGCAAGCCCGTCATCGCGGCGGTCGCGGGGCATGCGGTGGCCGGAGGGCTGGAGCTGGCCGTCTGGTGCGATCTGCGGGTGGCCGAGGACGATGCGGTCTTCGGAGTGTTCTGCCGCCGCTGGGGGGTGCCGCTGGTGGACGGCGGGACCGTCCGGCTGCCACGTCTGATCGGTGAGAGCCGGGCCATGGACATGATCCTCACCGGGCGGCCGGTCCGGGCCGCCGAGGCGTACGCCATCGGGCTCGCCAACCGGATCGTCCCGCCGGGTGAGGCTCGCCGTGCGGCGGAGCAACTCGCCCGGGAGATCGCCGCGTTCCCGCAGCTGTGTCTGCGCCACGACCGGCTCTCGGTGCGTGAGCAGTACGGTCTGGGCGAGCCGGACGCCCTGGCCTCGGAGTACCGGCACGGCCTGGTGCCGCTGACTGCGGGGGAGACACAGGCCGGTGCCGACCGCTTCGGGGGCGGCGCGGGCCGCCACGGGTCCTTCGCCGACTGA
- a CDS encoding class I adenylate-forming enzyme family protein, whose translation MLAVDLVRRGAARFAGRTAVHFEDRSLTYEEVDEAANRLAHVLAGLGVSRGDRVGLLLGNGLWSVSVDFACLKAGAARVPLNGRLSAAEHTRMLRDTGVTLLVYGPELAERALELGSSVAGLRLACLGDSTDADHLDLMAAMRGASAADPMLPAAPDDVILILYTSGTTGTLKAAQHTQASYAAITANILSNLVSPGRDDVMLHAASLIHASGTFVLPYWVRGGASVVLGGFDPDEYLAAIPRYGVTAVNLVPTMLGMLFAEGRAERADLARLSTVVYGASPMPRPLIEHALDAWGPRFVQYFGQTEAPLCLTVLDKDDHAEGGALLGAAGHPAVDAQLALTDEDGAPVAPGEIGEVRVKAPFAMTGYYNEPGLTAQSLDPDGWVRTRDLARFDDRGYLHLVDRSSDMIITGGYNVYPREVEDALASHPAVAQCAVVGAPDPTWIEAVTAFVTLRTGAGVSEAALRDHLRARLAGYKVPKTVHFVDTIPYSPVGKILRRALRDPLWEGER comes from the coding sequence ATGCTTGCTGTAGACCTGGTTCGCCGCGGTGCCGCGCGTTTCGCAGGACGTACCGCCGTGCATTTCGAAGACCGTTCCCTCACCTATGAGGAGGTGGACGAGGCCGCAAACCGCCTCGCCCATGTCCTGGCCGGACTCGGCGTCTCACGGGGCGACCGCGTCGGGCTGCTCCTCGGCAACGGGCTGTGGTCCGTCTCCGTCGACTTCGCCTGCCTCAAGGCCGGCGCCGCCCGCGTCCCGCTCAACGGCCGGCTCTCCGCCGCCGAACACACCCGTATGCTCCGGGACACCGGCGTCACACTGCTGGTGTACGGGCCCGAGCTCGCCGAGCGGGCGCTCGAACTGGGCTCGTCCGTGGCCGGGTTGAGGCTCGCCTGCCTCGGCGATTCCACTGATGCGGACCACCTCGACCTGATGGCCGCGATGCGCGGGGCGAGCGCCGCCGACCCGATGCTGCCCGCCGCGCCGGACGACGTCATCCTCATCCTCTACACCTCCGGCACCACCGGCACGCTCAAGGCGGCCCAGCACACCCAGGCGAGCTACGCCGCGATCACCGCGAACATCCTGTCCAATCTCGTCTCGCCGGGCCGGGACGATGTGATGCTGCATGCCGCGTCCCTCATCCACGCCAGCGGCACCTTCGTACTGCCGTACTGGGTGCGGGGCGGCGCGTCGGTCGTCCTCGGCGGCTTCGACCCGGACGAATACCTCGCCGCCATCCCCCGGTACGGGGTGACCGCCGTCAACCTCGTCCCCACCATGCTCGGCATGCTCTTCGCCGAAGGGCGGGCCGAACGCGCGGACCTCGCCCGGCTGTCCACCGTCGTCTACGGCGCCAGCCCGATGCCGCGCCCGCTCATCGAGCACGCTCTGGACGCCTGGGGCCCCAGATTCGTCCAGTACTTCGGCCAGACCGAGGCGCCGCTGTGTCTCACCGTGCTGGACAAGGACGACCACGCCGAGGGCGGCGCGCTGCTCGGTGCCGCCGGGCACCCCGCCGTCGATGCGCAGCTCGCCCTCACCGACGAGGACGGCGCCCCGGTCGCGCCCGGTGAGATCGGCGAGGTGCGCGTCAAGGCCCCCTTTGCCATGACCGGTTACTACAACGAGCCCGGGCTGACCGCGCAGAGCCTCGACCCCGACGGCTGGGTCCGCACCCGCGACCTCGCACGCTTCGACGACCGTGGTTACCTCCACCTCGTCGACCGCAGCAGCGACATGATCATCACGGGTGGCTACAACGTCTACCCGCGAGAGGTCGAGGACGCGCTCGCGAGCCACCCCGCCGTCGCCCAGTGCGCCGTCGTCGGCGCCCCCGACCCCACCTGGATCGAGGCCGTCACGGCCTTCGTCACCCTGCGAACGGGGGCGGGGGTCTCCGAAGCCGCCCTGCGCGACCATCTACGCGCCCGGCTGGCGGGGTACAAGGTTCCGAAGACCGTGCACTTCGTGGACACCATCCCGTACTCCCCGGTCGGAAAGATCCTCCGCCGGGCACTGCGCGACCCCCTGTGGGAGGGCGAACGATGA
- a CDS encoding TetR/AcrR family transcriptional regulator gives MSPVTPPARRTQQQRREETRQRLLDATIDCLVEHGFAGTTTQRVQERAGVSRGALLHHFASKADLLAAATHHVAELRLAHIRAETDGGAAHPEHGLALLRTAMSGPHFLAGLELWLAARTDPGLKAALLPAEREVGAAQRAVISHIFGPKVAARDDFAMLCESLLVLHRGLALTSVLREDPAFGDEMLRLWAERFLA, from the coding sequence ATGTCCCCCGTCACGCCACCCGCCCGACGCACCCAGCAGCAGCGAAGGGAGGAGACCCGGCAACGGCTTCTCGACGCCACGATCGACTGCCTGGTGGAGCACGGTTTCGCGGGTACGACCACCCAGCGGGTGCAGGAACGGGCCGGGGTGTCACGGGGCGCGCTGCTGCACCACTTCGCATCCAAGGCCGACCTGTTGGCGGCGGCGACCCACCATGTCGCCGAGCTGCGCCTCGCACACATCCGCGCCGAGACGGACGGGGGCGCCGCGCATCCGGAGCACGGGCTCGCGCTGCTGCGTACCGCGATGTCGGGACCGCACTTTCTCGCGGGCCTGGAGCTGTGGCTCGCGGCCCGCACCGATCCCGGTCTCAAGGCGGCCCTGCTGCCCGCGGAACGGGAGGTGGGCGCCGCTCAGCGCGCCGTGATCTCACACATCTTCGGGCCAAAGGTCGCGGCGCGCGACGATTTCGCCATGCTCTGCGAATCACTGCTGGTCCTGCACCGAGGGCTGGCTCTCACCAGCGTGCTGCGCGAGGACCCGGCGTTCGGGGACGAGATGCTGCGGCTGTGGGCGGAGCGCTTCCTCGCCTGA
- a CDS encoding DUF2510 domain-containing protein: MSPPGWHPDPGYTGIGPIQERWWDGNQWTDHLRVPPATIRRRRMRIGITAGVVVLAAIGGGLFLLSDDSGDSKENAATAPSTAPSGAPGRGPGMPGDGGESQAPERQVPQTEDGHATDLASGISLPVPDGWTGKSGIAGAGVTTGEYACPGDTSQECVRGGVFSMPAKALKLDTTTAKATATKDISANATDSYGEKIYGGITSHQELKSGPVTVAGEQGYLVRWKVVTKSGDDGYVQSLAFPSPRSKDTLIVIRSGFDINTKAPELSVMDDITKGIKAASGTGSGPGTTA; encoded by the coding sequence ATGAGCCCGCCCGGCTGGCATCCAGACCCCGGGTATACAGGAATTGGCCCCATTCAGGAACGCTGGTGGGACGGCAACCAGTGGACCGACCACCTCCGCGTGCCGCCCGCCACGATCCGGCGCCGCCGGATGCGTATCGGCATCACCGCAGGTGTGGTGGTGCTCGCCGCCATCGGGGGCGGCCTCTTCCTGCTGTCGGACGATTCCGGCGATTCCAAGGAGAATGCGGCCACTGCCCCGTCCACCGCACCTTCCGGTGCGCCCGGCCGCGGGCCGGGCATGCCCGGAGACGGCGGTGAGAGCCAGGCACCCGAGCGCCAGGTACCGCAGACCGAGGACGGCCACGCCACGGACCTGGCCAGCGGAATCAGCCTCCCGGTGCCCGACGGCTGGACGGGCAAGTCGGGGATCGCGGGCGCGGGAGTGACCACGGGCGAGTACGCCTGTCCCGGCGACACGTCCCAGGAGTGCGTGCGCGGCGGGGTGTTCTCCATGCCGGCGAAGGCCCTGAAGCTCGACACCACAACGGCGAAGGCCACCGCGACGAAGGACATCTCCGCCAACGCGACGGATTCCTACGGCGAGAAGATCTACGGAGGCATCACCTCGCATCAGGAGCTCAAGTCGGGGCCGGTCACCGTGGCCGGTGAGCAGGGCTATCTGGTGCGCTGGAAAGTGGTGACGAAGAGCGGCGACGACGGGTACGTCCAGTCGCTGGCGTTCCCGTCGCCCCGCTCCAAGGACACACTGATCGTCATCCGTTCCGGCTTCGACATCAACACCAAGGCGCCGGAGCTCTCCGTCATGGACGACATCACCAAGGGCATCAAGGCCGCATCGGGAACGGGCTCCGGTCCCGGCACGACCGCGTAG
- a CDS encoding class I SAM-dependent methyltransferase, translated as MDEVHGLPAAQVFDALGAEYERAFADSATHHASLKRLLEHIAPHSRVLDVGCGTGRPTAQTLVDAGHDVLGVDVSPVMVDLAARQVPGASFECADIRELHLDEGSFDAVCVYFSLLQMSRDDQSRLLGKLGRLLVPGGHLVVATVPLDVEDVSVVFMGQKVQATSFGADEFTELVAGAGFTVLWERSSLFTPAYEAAVAEPQLFLHCRRA; from the coding sequence ATGGACGAAGTCCACGGCCTCCCGGCCGCACAGGTGTTCGACGCTCTGGGTGCCGAGTACGAGCGGGCGTTCGCCGACTCGGCCACCCACCACGCCTCGCTGAAGCGGCTGTTGGAGCACATCGCACCGCACAGCCGGGTCCTGGACGTGGGCTGCGGAACGGGCCGGCCGACCGCGCAGACCCTGGTCGACGCCGGTCATGATGTGCTGGGCGTCGACGTGTCGCCCGTCATGGTGGACCTGGCGGCCCGACAAGTGCCCGGTGCGTCGTTCGAGTGTGCCGACATTCGTGAACTTCACCTGGACGAGGGGAGTTTCGACGCGGTCTGCGTGTACTTCTCGTTGCTGCAGATGTCCCGCGACGACCAGTCCCGACTCCTGGGGAAGCTGGGGCGTCTGCTGGTCCCCGGAGGCCACCTGGTCGTCGCTACGGTGCCGCTGGACGTCGAGGACGTCAGCGTCGTCTTCATGGGACAGAAGGTGCAGGCGACCAGCTTCGGCGCCGACGAATTCACCGAGCTGGTCGCCGGGGCCGGATTCACGGTCCTGTGGGAGCGCAGCAGCCTGTTCACCCCGGCCTACGAAGCAGCGGTGGCCGAGCCCCAGTTGTTCCTGCACTGCCGAAGGGCCTGA
- the fusA gene encoding elongation factor G, translating to MRTDLHRHLTSPLTGVRNLGILAHVDAGKTTVTERILYLTGTTHKRGEVHDGTTVTDFDSQERDRGITIFAAAVSCFWDGHRINLIDTPGHVDFSDEVERSLRVLDGAVAVFDGVAGVEPQSESVWRQADRHRVPRIAFVNKLDRAGADLDAAVASIRARLHTVPLVVQLPIGKEDGFTGVVDLLRMRSLVWADGPGTFEEGRVPDALREEALRRRRLLEETVAELHPVALEEFCAQSTVSAQTLSTALRDLTRTGEGVVVLCGSAYRNRGIEPLLEAVVAYLPSPLDVPAVRGTLDGAVQKRSADPAAPFAALVFKVNSTAKGRLTYLRVYSGTIRKGDAVLDVGARRNERIGRILRVQAGQHSDVDQAVAGDIVAVIGLKAARAGATLCTPAAPLVLEPPSVADPVVSVAVEARRRIDTERLVSALARLVEEDPSLAVRTDPETGQTVLSGMGELHLEVAVEKIRRAHGLEIGVGRPQVAYRETVVRGVSGLVYRHVKQEGGAGQFAHVVLDVEPLEAAGDNSGGDAMDFAFRSTVVGGRVPQEYVRAVEAGCRDALAEGPLGGHPVTGLRVTLADGATHSKDSSEMAFRTAGRLALRESLRNSVMVLLEPVVEVTVTVPDDAVGGVLGDLAARRGRVSGSTARAGTSVISATVPLAELFGYATRLRSRTQGRGTFTTRATGFAPAPGAVPRGTPDR from the coding sequence GTGCGTACCGACCTGCACCGTCATCTCACCAGTCCGCTGACCGGCGTTCGTAATCTGGGCATCCTCGCCCACGTCGATGCCGGCAAGACCACCGTCACCGAACGAATCCTCTACCTCACCGGCACCACCCATAAGCGGGGCGAGGTCCATGACGGGACGACAGTCACCGACTTCGATTCCCAGGAACGCGACCGCGGGATCACCATCTTTGCCGCTGCGGTGAGTTGTTTCTGGGACGGCCACCGGATCAATCTGATCGACACCCCGGGCCATGTCGACTTCTCCGACGAGGTGGAGCGCTCGCTGCGGGTGCTCGACGGCGCGGTCGCGGTGTTCGATGGTGTCGCCGGGGTCGAACCGCAGAGCGAGTCGGTGTGGCGGCAGGCCGATCGGCACAGGGTGCCGCGAATCGCGTTCGTCAACAAGCTGGACCGTGCCGGTGCCGACCTCGACGCGGCGGTCGCGTCGATAAGGGCGCGGCTTCACACGGTCCCGCTGGTGGTACAGCTGCCGATCGGAAAGGAGGACGGGTTCACCGGGGTGGTGGATCTGCTGCGTATGCGGTCGCTGGTCTGGGCCGACGGCCCCGGCACGTTCGAGGAGGGCCGGGTGCCGGACGCCTTGCGGGAAGAGGCGCTCCGGCGCCGCCGGCTTCTCGAGGAGACGGTGGCGGAACTCCATCCGGTCGCGTTGGAGGAGTTCTGTGCGCAGTCGACGGTCTCCGCACAGACTCTGTCCACCGCGCTGCGCGACCTGACCCGTACCGGTGAGGGCGTTGTGGTGTTGTGCGGTTCGGCCTACCGCAACCGAGGAATCGAACCGCTGCTGGAGGCCGTCGTGGCCTACCTGCCCTCGCCGCTGGATGTGCCTGCGGTACGCGGCACCCTGGACGGCGCGGTGCAGAAGCGGTCCGCCGACCCTGCGGCACCGTTCGCCGCGCTGGTGTTCAAGGTGAACTCGACCGCCAAGGGGCGGCTGACCTATCTGCGCGTGTATTCGGGAACGATCCGGAAGGGGGACGCGGTGCTGGACGTGGGCGCGCGACGCAACGAGCGAATCGGCCGGATCCTGCGGGTGCAGGCCGGACAGCACTCGGACGTGGACCAGGCGGTGGCCGGGGACATCGTCGCGGTGATCGGACTGAAAGCCGCCCGTGCCGGGGCGACCCTGTGCACACCCGCGGCGCCATTGGTTCTCGAACCGCCCTCCGTTGCCGATCCGGTCGTCTCCGTGGCGGTCGAGGCGCGCAGACGCATCGACACCGAGCGCTTGGTGTCGGCGCTGGCGCGATTGGTCGAGGAGGACCCTTCGCTGGCGGTCCGGACCGACCCCGAGACCGGTCAGACGGTGCTGTCCGGAATGGGGGAACTGCATCTGGAGGTCGCGGTGGAGAAGATCCGTCGTGCTCACGGGCTGGAGATCGGCGTCGGCCGGCCGCAGGTGGCCTACCGGGAGACGGTCGTCCGAGGGGTGTCGGGACTGGTGTACCGGCACGTCAAGCAGGAGGGAGGTGCAGGCCAGTTCGCTCATGTCGTCCTCGATGTGGAGCCGCTGGAAGCCGCCGGTGACAACAGCGGTGGCGATGCGATGGACTTCGCGTTCCGGTCGACCGTCGTCGGTGGCCGGGTGCCGCAGGAGTACGTCCGGGCGGTGGAGGCCGGCTGCCGGGATGCCCTGGCGGAGGGCCCCCTCGGCGGACACCCGGTGACCGGGCTGCGGGTCACGCTGGCCGACGGGGCCACCCACTCCAAGGACTCCTCGGAGATGGCGTTCCGGACAGCCGGCCGGCTCGCGCTCCGTGAGTCGCTGCGCAACAGCGTGATGGTGCTGCTGGAACCGGTGGTGGAGGTCACGGTCACCGTGCCCGATGACGCCGTGGGCGGGGTGCTCGGTGACCTGGCGGCACGGCGCGGCCGGGTCTCGGGCTCGACCGCGCGGGCCGGCACATCGGTGATCAGCGCGACCGTGCCGCTGGCCGAGCTGTTCGGCTATGCGACCCGGCTGCGCAGCCGGACCCAGGGCCGGGGAACGTTCACCACCCGGGCCACCGGTTTCGCTCCGGCGCCGGGCGCGGTGCCTCGCGGGACACCGGACCGGTAG
- a CDS encoding NUDIX hydrolase — protein MPTDNRAFTVNHDVEVPVSVPGAVWTVGAVILNQDGEAFAQKRSPDRNLFPDTWDIVGGHVEADETLLDALAREVAEETGWRLRHVRRFLGTSTWTGDDGAGLRHEADYLVEVDGDLDHPALEWSKHSAYGWFGPDNLARLRENRAPGEFLIHDLIARAVQDRPESS, from the coding sequence ATGCCAACAGACAACCGGGCATTCACCGTCAACCACGACGTCGAGGTGCCCGTTTCTGTACCCGGAGCGGTCTGGACCGTCGGAGCGGTCATCCTCAACCAGGACGGCGAAGCCTTCGCCCAGAAACGAAGCCCGGACCGCAACCTCTTCCCCGACACGTGGGACATCGTGGGCGGTCACGTCGAGGCGGACGAAACCCTCCTGGATGCTCTCGCGCGAGAGGTCGCGGAAGAGACGGGATGGCGCCTTCGCCACGTGCGCCGATTTCTGGGTACCAGCACCTGGACCGGAGACGACGGAGCTGGACTCCGTCACGAGGCCGACTATCTCGTCGAGGTCGACGGCGACTTGGACCACCCCGCCCTGGAATGGTCCAAGCACTCTGCCTACGGCTGGTTCGGCCCTGACAACCTCGCTCGCCTCAGAGAGAATCGCGCGCCCGGAGAATTCTTGATCCACGACCTGATCGCGCGAGCTGTGCAGGATCGACCGGAGAGTTCCTGA
- a CDS encoding metallophosphoesterase family protein translates to MVVTNGHEPCSHAMHRRTLLGLGGAALATAGLATLLGAAPADAAMRESDGGLRFGLVSDTHLNVHAPQRTGWMTQVFASMARRDPDFVLHCGDITDSGQADEYVLYGQTIPDSLRGRIHYAPGNHETRWDHTAKELYHSRFGPAPYSFDAGGVHFIGFDPTQVLQEPGHSGASRLAWLEADLRRMAPGTPAVLFQHFPACTVDGTT, encoded by the coding sequence ATGGTGGTCACAAACGGCCACGAGCCGTGCTCGCACGCAATGCACCGTCGCACGCTCCTCGGTCTCGGCGGCGCCGCCTTGGCAACGGCTGGTCTCGCAACGCTGCTTGGGGCCGCACCGGCGGACGCGGCGATGCGGGAATCCGACGGTGGCCTGCGGTTCGGCCTCGTCTCCGACACGCACCTCAACGTGCACGCTCCCCAGCGCACGGGGTGGATGACCCAGGTCTTCGCCTCCATGGCACGACGTGACCCCGACTTCGTCCTGCACTGCGGCGACATCACCGACTCCGGTCAGGCCGACGAGTACGTCCTGTACGGGCAGACGATCCCCGACTCCCTGCGCGGCAGGATCCATTACGCGCCGGGCAACCATGAGACGCGCTGGGACCACACGGCCAAGGAGCTGTACCACTCCCGCTTCGGACCGGCACCGTATTCCTTCGATGCTGGCGGAGTCCATTTCATCGGATTCGACCCGACGCAGGTGCTGCAGGAGCCCGGCCACTCCGGGGCGAGCCGGCTCGCCTGGCTGGAAGCCGATCTGCGCAGGATGGCTCCGGGGACCCCGGCCGTGCTGTTCCAGCACTTTCCGGCCTGCACAGTGGATGGGACAACGTAG
- a CDS encoding outer membrane protein assembly factor BamB family protein has translation MAIVANVSRSYALDAATGALRWTFSGSAMYAPTVVLQDATALLTTEYGVVSRVDLATGNTIWQTSLDVRVFNAGAIVHENTAWIQSVDGKLIGLRIADGTRRGWLQHTLAFTFSSPAVVNNTLVVGDQDGVVHGIALP, from the coding sequence ATGGCCATTGTCGCAAACGTCTCCCGCTCGTATGCCCTCGACGCCGCCACCGGAGCGCTGCGGTGGACGTTTTCGGGAAGCGCGATGTACGCCCCGACCGTCGTCCTCCAGGACGCCACGGCCTTGCTCACCACCGAATACGGCGTCGTCAGTCGCGTCGATCTGGCCACGGGTAACACGATCTGGCAGACCTCCCTGGACGTCCGGGTGTTCAACGCGGGCGCGATCGTCCATGAGAACACCGCTTGGATCCAATCCGTGGACGGCAAACTCATCGGCCTGCGAATCGCCGACGGCACGCGGCGTGGGTGGCTGCAGCACACGCTCGCTTTCACCTTCAGCAGCCCCGCGGTCGTCAACAACACTCTGGTGGTGGGTGATCAGGACGGCGTCGTGCACGGCATCGCATTGCCGTGA
- a CDS encoding phosphatase PAP2 family protein: MLWVAVSVAALGFLIALEVAARRYGEPGPITDQAREVIFAPKSGTVLYVSMALMTVVLTWRQRFIAAGAAIGIDIVFWLVRWAVDAEMMFGNGALWVTLACAVIAVTRRTDRDRVLLLKGVGLALLLVAGRKTGYTWLLITSKTRPAVLDQYVATADHALGNPSWLVGRIVAATGTVGAHVLDWVYIQLAVAAVVVALYQLRNVAVERRFPGHHLVRTFLVIGLLGPGIYMIFPVVGPIFAYGADGGHWAVANLWPDTPPPVSTPHPMLFDEITPRNCMPSLHTAWATAIFIHSRKGPRALRFAGAFWLIATLGATLGFGYHYGADIVAGVVFTLTIETALRSLDRGWDRSGIQLVVYGAAVFAGLLASYRYLSVEMAGHPWVFGPLLILAMTSVVYGYVRTTKLWDRKAASAYLPEPRRESQPELV; encoded by the coding sequence ATGCTGTGGGTCGCGGTGAGTGTGGCGGCCCTCGGATTCCTCATTGCACTGGAGGTCGCCGCGCGTCGGTACGGCGAGCCGGGGCCGATCACCGACCAGGCGCGAGAGGTGATATTCGCCCCCAAATCGGGGACGGTGCTGTACGTCAGTATGGCGTTGATGACGGTGGTGCTCACCTGGCGGCAGCGGTTCATCGCGGCCGGCGCCGCGATCGGCATCGACATCGTCTTCTGGCTCGTGCGGTGGGCGGTCGACGCCGAGATGATGTTCGGCAACGGCGCGTTGTGGGTGACTTTGGCCTGTGCCGTCATCGCTGTCACGCGCCGCACCGACCGGGACCGTGTCCTGCTGCTGAAAGGCGTCGGACTGGCCCTGCTGCTGGTGGCCGGCCGCAAGACCGGCTACACCTGGCTGCTGATCACGTCGAAGACCCGCCCGGCGGTGCTCGACCAGTACGTGGCAACCGCCGATCATGCGTTGGGTAACCCGTCGTGGCTGGTAGGCCGGATCGTCGCGGCTACCGGCACGGTCGGCGCCCACGTTCTCGACTGGGTCTACATTCAACTCGCGGTGGCCGCAGTCGTCGTCGCGCTGTACCAGCTGCGCAACGTGGCGGTCGAGCGCCGCTTCCCGGGCCATCATCTGGTGCGTACCTTTCTGGTCATCGGCCTGCTCGGGCCGGGCATCTACATGATCTTCCCGGTGGTCGGACCGATCTTCGCCTACGGCGCGGACGGGGGGCACTGGGCGGTGGCCAACCTGTGGCCGGACACGCCGCCGCCGGTCAGTACCCCGCACCCGATGCTCTTCGACGAGATCACCCCGCGCAATTGCATGCCCAGTCTGCACACGGCGTGGGCTACCGCGATCTTCATTCATTCCCGCAAGGGCCCGCGGGCTCTGCGATTCGCAGGCGCGTTCTGGCTGATCGCCACGCTCGGTGCAACGCTGGGCTTCGGCTACCACTACGGCGCGGACATCGTCGCCGGTGTGGTGTTCACGCTCACGATCGAGACGGCGCTGCGCTCGCTCGACCGCGGCTGGGACCGGTCGGGAATCCAGCTGGTCGTCTACGGCGCCGCAGTCTTCGCTGGGCTCTTGGCGTCGTATCGCTATCTGTCGGTGGAGATGGCCGGACATCCGTGGGTGTTCGGGCCGCTGCTCATTCTGGCGATGACCTCAGTGGTCTACGGCTACGTACGGACCACCAAGCTGTGGGACCGGAAGGCCGCGTCGGCGTATCTGCCGGAACCGCGACGCGAATCGCAGCCCGAACTGGTTTGA
- a CDS encoding SMI1/KNR4 family protein: MRPTPIGGSSLHGYEIGLPAAPAALGRVEDLAGTRLPEDFREFVTTIGDGAPGPYYGVNSLARAVEFVEKGWGRAVLGADSPLTGDVDFVELLGGPDDWEAHAVLLDNDPAYAAGFDRLQATYLGEPWCNGRLPIADYGCGDCLFLMLRGPRRGTVWADRLSNATGLYCLEVDFLTWYTRWLDDALDLASRGDTAPDNGDYPCSQVRRQPALPTAPEPSTRWP; the protein is encoded by the coding sequence GTGCGGCCGACCCCGATCGGCGGGTCTTCCCTTCACGGGTACGAAATCGGTCTGCCCGCGGCCCCGGCTGCCCTCGGCCGTGTCGAAGACCTTGCCGGCACTCGCCTGCCAGAGGACTTCCGGGAGTTCGTCACCACGATCGGGGACGGGGCTCCCGGACCCTACTACGGCGTCAACTCGCTCGCCCGAGCCGTGGAGTTCGTAGAGAAGGGTTGGGGTCGTGCCGTGCTCGGCGCGGACAGCCCGCTCACTGGCGACGTCGACTTCGTCGAGTTGCTGGGGGGACCGGACGACTGGGAGGCCCACGCGGTTCTGCTGGACAACGACCCGGCTTACGCCGCCGGGTTCGACCGCCTGCAGGCGACGTATCTGGGCGAGCCGTGGTGCAACGGCCGACTTCCGATCGCCGACTACGGCTGCGGGGACTGTTTGTTCCTCATGCTGCGCGGTCCGCGCCGGGGCACGGTGTGGGCCGACCGCCTGAGCAACGCCACAGGTCTGTACTGCCTCGAGGTCGATTTTCTCACGTGGTACACCCGATGGCTCGATGATGCCCTGGACCTCGCGTCCCGGGGCGATACCGCACCGGACAACGGCGACTACCCGTGCTCTCAGGTACGGAGACAACCCGCGCTACCGACCGCCCCCGAACCGAGCACTCGGTGGCCCTGA